A region of Channa argus isolate prfri chromosome 8, Channa argus male v1.0, whole genome shotgun sequence DNA encodes the following proteins:
- the klhl30 gene encoding kelch-like protein 30, with the protein MVRNVDDLDFCLSSHPQSMLEGLRSLCSHPKLVDVTLSAGGRDFPCHRGVLALCSVYFRCMFSGDFVESIAARVELHDIDPDILSSLLDFAYTGKLTINQSNVEGLICTSSRLQFQTVRAVCSRYLQHQIDASNCLGILEFGEIHGCPEVVAKAWAFLLENFEAVEQGEEFLLLGKDRLVSCLSDEGLQIRSECTRVEAVLKWVKHQEPRLCHLPELLALCHLTLLSMDYLTNTLLKDSLVQSSPSCTEVVEKIHREKMGLAPQHLDRCNAQSPELNLQEVLFIMGGRSLDDSDNEDDSEEDEDRDPRLQRELPKNCAFYNTKTKQWHELPNFPNPNKWGYSMVSLNNDVYVTGGSRGSNTNTWSTTETWKYITREGRWVTVAPMLWPRTNHTSATLNGEIYVIGGTTSDRVEVEHYDPYSNTWALSCPALKYVTNFTAIACHGKLYVIGSCAMKYNALTMQCYNPVIDSWITICSPFIPKYLSSPRSVCVDGIIYLVADNTKKVYSYDTDANMWQKIQLLHMLHENGGLVTLNGRLFVTGGHWKGMEGDYGVEVEVYNRASNTWEVECFLPRVWFYSGVCTIFLDPSQWPELSPIDST; encoded by the exons ATGGTGCGTAATGTGGATGACTTGGACTTCTGCCTGTCCTCCCATCCTCAGAGCATGCTGGAGGGCTTGCGTTCACTCTGTTCTCACCCTAAATTGGTCGATGTAACACTGAGTGCAGGGGGTCGGGACTTTCCGTGTCACCGCGGGGTGCTGGCCCTCTGCAGCGTGTACTTCCGCTGCATGTTCTCAGGAGACTTTGTGGAGAGCATAGCTGCACGTGTGGAGCTTCATGATATTGATCCTGATATCCTCAGCTCCTTGTTGGACTTTGCCTACACAGGCAAACTAACCATCAACCAGAGCAATGTGGAAGGCTTGATCTGCACTTCCAGTCGGCTGCAGTTCCAGACTGTGAGAGCTGTTTGTAGCCGATACCTTCAACACCAGATTGATGCAAGCAACTGCCTGGGAATTCTGGAGTTTGGGGAGATCCACGGCTGCCCTGAAGTGGTGGCCAAAGCGTGGGCCTTCCTCTTGGAAAACTTTGAGGCTGTGGAGCAAGGTGAGGAGTTTCTACTGTTGGGAAAGGACAGGCTGGTGTCCTGCCTGTCTGATGAAGGACTACAAATCCGGTCTGAATGCACCCGTGTGGAGGCTGTTCTCAAATGGGTTAAGCACCAAGAGCCTCGGCTCTGCCACCTCCCCGAGCTCCTTGCCTTGTGCCATCTTACTCTACTCAGCATGGACTACCTGACTAACACGCTGCTCAAAGACAGTCTGGTGCAATCCTCTCCCAGCTGCACAGAGGTTGTGGAAAAAATTCACAGGGAG aaAATGGGTTTGGCACCACAGCATTTGGACAGATGCAACGCTCAGAGTCCAGAACTAAACCTGCAAGAGGTTTTGTTTATAATGGGAGGTCGCTCACTGGATGACTCGGACAATGAAGATGACTCAGAAGAAGATGAGGACAGAGACCCAAGACTGCAAAGAGAGCTGCCAAAAAACTGTGCCTTCTACAACACCAAGACTA AACAGTGGCACGAGCTCCCTAATTTCCCCAATCCGAACAAGTGGGGTTATTCCATGGTGTCCTTGAACAATGATGTGTATGTCACAG GGGGCTCACGAGGTTCAAACACCAACACCTGGTCGACCACAGAGACCTGGAAGTACATCACAAGAGAGGGGAGGTGGGTTACTGTGGCACCTATGCTCTGGCCTCGGACTAACCACACATCAGCAACGCTTAACGGGGAGATTTACGTCATTGGag GTACAACATCTGATCGTGTTGAGGTTGAGCATTATGACCCTTATAGCAACACCTGGGCCTTGTCCTGCCCTGCCTTAAAATATGTGACTAACTTCACAGCCATAGCGTGTCATGGGAAGCTCTATGTGATTGGCTCGTGTGCTATGAAGTACAATGCTTTAACCATGCAGTGCTACAACCCTGTCATAG ATAGTTGGATCACCATATGTTCACCTTTTATCCCTAAGTATCTGTCCTCTCCTCGCTCTGTCTGTGTGGATGGAATTATTTATCTGGTTGCTGACAACACAAAGAAAGTCTACTCCTATGATACAGATGCAAACATGTGGCAGAAG atTCAGCTCCTCCATATGCTACATGAAAATGGTGGCCTAGTTACGTTGAATGGAAGGCTCTTTGTCACCGGAGGTCACTGGAAAGGCATGGAGGGAGACTACGGCGTAGAGGTGGAGGTTTACAACCGAGCATCAAACACCTGGGAGGTGGAATGCTTTTTGCCAAGAGTCTGGTTTTACAGCGGGGTCTGTACCATCTTCCTAGACCCATCACAGTGGCCTGAGCTTTCCCCTATAGATTCAACATGA